A part of Apodemus sylvaticus chromosome 19, mApoSyl1.1, whole genome shotgun sequence genomic DNA contains:
- the Atf6b gene encoding cyclic AMP-dependent transcription factor ATF-6 beta produces MVGGGGKMAELMLLSEIADPTRFFTDNLLSPEDWDSTLYSGLDEVAEEQAQLFRCVEQDVPFDGSSLDVGMDVSPPEPPWDPLPIFPDLQVKSEPSSPCSSSSLSSESSHLSTEPSSQVPGVGEVLHVKTESLAPPLCLLGDDPASPFETVQITVGSASDDLTDIQTKLEPASPSSSVHSEASLLSADSPSQAVVGEEVLEVKTESPSPPGCLLWDIPASSLGAVQISMGPSPDSSSGKASASRKPPLQPKPVVLTTVPVPPRAGPPSTTVLLQPLVQQPAVSPVVLIQGAIRVQPEGPAPAAPRPERKSIVPAPLPGNSCPPEVDAKLLKRQQRMIKNRESACQSRRKKKEYLQGLEARLQAVLADNQQLRRENAALRRRLEALLAENSELKLGSGNRKVVCIMVFLLFIAFNFGPVSISEPPPAPMPRMSREEPRPQRHLLGFSEPGPAPGVESLQGAVQGPEEPQPSPAGRPSFRNLTAFPSGAKELLLRDLDQLFLSSDCRHFNRTESLRLADELSGWVQRHQRGRRKIPHRAQERQKSQLRKKSPPVKPVPTQPPGPPERDPVGQLQLYRHPGRSQPEFLDAIDRREDTFYVVSFRRDHLLLPAISHNKTSRPKMSLVMPAMAPNETVSGRGPPGDYEEMMQIECEVMDTRVIHIKTSTVPPSLRKQPPPSPGNTTGGPLPGSTAHQASQPLYLNHP; encoded by the exons atggtggggggtggggggaagatgGCGGAGCTGATGCTCCTCAGCGAGATCGCCGACCCGACGCGCTTCTTCACCGACAACCTGCTGAGTCCGGAGGACTGGG ACAGCACCTTGTACAGTGGCCTGGATGAAGTGGCCGAGGAGCAGGCACAGCTGTTTCGTTGCGTGGAGCAGGATGTCCCG TTTGACGGCAGCTCTCTGGATGTGGGGATGGATGTCAGCCCCCCTGAGCCCCCCTGGGACCCTCTACCCATCTTCCCAG ATCTTCAGGTGAAGTCTGagccctcctctccctgctcatcTTCCTCCCTCAGCTCAGAGTCCTCGCATCTTTCCACAGAGCCCTCCAGCCAG GTTCCTGGAGTAGGGGAGGTGCTGCACGTGAAAACGGAGTCCCTGGCACCCCCGCTCTGCCTGCTGGGAGATGATCCAGCATCCCCCTTTGAAACAGTCCAGATCACTGTGGGCTCAGCCTCTGATGATCTCACAG ATATCCAGACCAAGCTGGAACCCGCGTCTCCATCTTCTTCTGTCCACTCTGAGGCCTCCCTGCTGTCTGCAGACTCTCCCAGTCAG GCTGTTGTAGGAGAAGAGGTTCTGGAGGTGAAGACAGAGTCCCCGTCCCCTCCAGGGTGCCTCCTGTGGGACATCCCAGCCTCTTCACTCGGAGCTGTCCAGATCAGCATGGGTCCATCCCCTGATAGTTCCTCAG GGAAAGCTTCTGCCTCTCGGAAGCCTCCACTGCAGCCCAAGCCTGTGGTGCTAACCACAGTTCCGGTGCCACCTAGAGCTGGGCCGCCCAGCACTACTGTCCTCCTGCAGCCCCTGGTCCAGCAGCCTGCAG TGTCCCCAGTGGTCCTCATCCAAGGTGCTATTCGAGTCCAGCCTGAAGGGCCAGCTCCCGCAGCCCCGCGGCCTGAGAGGAAGAGCATTGTTCCAGCTCCTCTGCCCGGGAACTCCTGCCCGCCCGAAGTGGAT GCAAAGCTGCTGAAGCGGCAGCAGCGGATGATCAAGAACCGAGAGTCGGCCTGCCAGTCCCGCCGCAAGAAGAAAGAGTATCTGCAGGGCCTGGAGGCCAGGCTGCAGGCCGTGCTGGCCGACAACCAGCAGCTGCGCAGGGAGAACGCTGCCCTCCGGCGGCGGCTGGAGGCCCTGCTGGCAGAG AACAGCGAGCTCAAGCTGGGCTCTGGAAACAGGAAGGTGGTCTGCATCAtggtcttcctcctcttcatcgcCTTCAACTTTGGACCTGTGAG CATCAGCGAGCCACCTCCAGCCCCCATGCCTCGGATGAGCAGGGAGGAACCTCGACCCCAGAGGCACCTGCTGGGTTTCTCAGAGCCAGGGCCAGCTCCTGGTGTTGAATCCCTCCAGGGAGCCGTCCAGGGCCCTGAGGAGCCGCAGCCCAGCCCTGCAGGCAGGCCCAGCTTCAG AAACCTGACGGCCTTCCCCAGCGGGGCCAAGGAGCTGCTGCTAAGAGACCTGGACCAGCTCTTCCTCTCCTCTGACTGCCGCCATTTCAACCGGACTGAGTCTCTGAG GCTAGCTGATGAGCTGAGTGGCTGGGTCCAGCGTCACCAGAGAGGCCGCCGGAAGATCCCTCACAGGGCCCAGGAGAGACAG AAGTCTCAGCTACGGAAGAAGTCTCCTCCAGTGAAACCAGTCCCCACCCAGCCTCCAGGACCCCCTGAAAG GGACCCAGTGGGCCAGCTGCAGCTCTACCGCCACCCCGGCCGCTCGCAACCCGAGTTTCTAGATGCAATTGACCGGAGGGAAGATACCTTCTATGTTGTCTCCTTCCGAAGG GACCACTTGCTGCTCCCAGCCATCAGCCACAACAAGACGTCCAGGCCCAAGATGTCATTGGTGATGCCAGCCATGGCCCCCAATG AGACCGTGTCGGGCCGGGGGCCCCCAGGGGACTATGAGGAGATGATGCAGATCGAGTGTGAGGTCATGGACACCAGGGTGATTCACATCAAGACGTCCACGGTGCCCCCCTCGCTCCGGAAGCAGCCGCCCCCGTCCCCGGGCAACACCACAGGTGGCCCCCTGCCAGGCTCCACAGCCCACCAGGCTTCCCAGCCCCTCTACCTCAACCACCCCTGA
- the Fkbpl gene encoding FK506-binding protein-like translates to METSSFSPMKEKKTARPQQREENAPHNLNAAIPFGQLSPGLPPEALQVRMRPDPASQTVETRELENPVAGFEGDSDEFQASADETAEHLQASDLWYCPDGSFVKKIVVRGHGLDKPKLGSKCQVLALGFPFGSGMPEGWTELTIGIGQWREKIWGELTEKCLESMRQGEEAKIHLPGSSAPLAKLRLDSFTTGRDSWELEDVEKEALAKEEHRRGTELFRAGNPQGAARCYGRALRLLLTLPPPGPPERTILYANLAACQLLLGHPKLAAQSCDRVLEREPGHLKALYRRGVAQAALGDLEKATADLKKVLAADPKNRAAKEELGKVVIQGKIQDAGLARGLRKMFS, encoded by the coding sequence ATGGAGACCTCATCTTTCAGCccaatgaaagagaagaaaaccgCTCGACCGCAGCAGCGGGAAGAGAACGCCCCGCACAACCTAAATGCAGCCATTCCGTTTGGGCAGCTGTCCCCAGGTCTTCCCCCTGAAGCCCTGCAGGTGAGAATGAGACCAGATCCAGCCAGTCAAACTGTAGAGACTCGAGAGCTTGAAAACCCCGTGGCTGGATTTGAAGGTGACTCTGATGAATTTCAAGCCTCAGCCGATGAGACGGCAGAGCACCTCCAAGCTTCTGACCTTTGGTACTGCCCCGATGGGAGTTTTGTGAAGAAGATCGTAGTCCGTGGCCATGGTTTAGACAAACCCAAGTTAGGTTCCAAATGCCAAGTGTTGGCTTTGGGATTTCCTTTTGGATCTGGGATGCCAGAGGGCTGGACAGAACTAACCATAGGCATAGGGCAATGGAGGGAAAAGATTTGGGGGGAACTCACAGAAAAATGCCTGGAGTCCATGCGCCAAGGCGAGGAAGCGAAGATTCACCTTCCGGGATCCTCTGCACCTCTTGCCAAGCTCAGACTGGATTCCTTCACCACTGGCCGGGACTCCTGGGAgttggaggatgtggagaaggaggctCTGGCCAAGGAAGAACACAGAAGGGGTACAGAACTGTTCCGAGCCGGGAACCCTCAAGGGGCTGCCCGGTGCTATGGGCGGGCTCTCCGGCTGCTGCTGACGTTACCCCCGCCCGGCCCCCCTGAACGAACCATCCTTTATGCCAATCTGGCTGCCTGCCAGTTGCTGCTAGGGCACCCCAAGTTGGCAGCCCAGAGCTGTGACCGAGTGCTGGAGCGGGAGCCGGGCCATTTAAAGGCCTTGTACCGAAGAGGGGTTGCTCAGGCTGCCCTCGGGGACTTGGAAAAAGCCACTGCTGATCTCAAGAAAGTGCTAGCAGCAGATCCCAAAAACCGTGCAGCGAAAGAGGAGCTGGGAAAGGTGGTCATTCAGGGAAAGATACAGGATGCAGGGCTGGCTCGGGGGCTGCGCAAGATGTTTAGCTGA